A single Glycine soja cultivar W05 chromosome 14, ASM419377v2, whole genome shotgun sequence DNA region contains:
- the LOC114383249 gene encoding brefeldin A-inhibited guanine nucleotide-exchange protein 1-like isoform X1 has product MSASQSLGGPSRCGRVVGPSLDKIIKNAAWRKHSHLVSACKSTLDKLESLSESSGTSPGDTQSPIPGLSSSDADCVLQPLFLALDSAYPKVVEPALECTFKLFSLGLVCGEINRSGIVFNMIDAICKSGGLGEEAIELGVLRVLLSAVRSPCILIRADCLIQIVRTCYNVYLGGVNGTNQICAKSVLAQIMTIVFTRVEEDSMDVCVKRVSVSELLEFTDKNLNEGNSIHFCQNFINEIMEASEGLPLKPSSISPPLEVQNVHTPSPKTADETGTDKFDSEAGAEGSKIREDGFLLFKNLCKLSMKFSSQQHPDDRILLRGKILSLELLKVVMDTGGSIWRVNERFLNAIKQYLCLSLLKNSALSAMAIFQLQCSIFMNLLSKFRSGLKKEIGMFFPMLILRVLENVLQPSFLQKMTVLNLLDKISQDPQIIIDIFVNYDCDVDASNIFERIVNGLLKTALGPPTGSTTALSPAQDITFRHESVKCLVSIIKSMGAWMDQQIRIGDLDLAKSPESSSAAENHLILNVEEGNASDHELHSDVNSEFSDAATLEQRRAYKIELQKGISLFNRKPPKGIEFLISNKKIGCSPEQVALFLKNTAGLDETKIGDYLGEREEFSLKVMHAYVDSFNFKGMDFGEAIRFFLQGFRLPGEAQKIDRIMEKFAERYCKCNPSSFSSADTAYVLAYSVIMLNTDAHNNMVKDKMTKADFVRNNRGIDDGKDLPEEYLGALYDQIVKNEIKMNADSSAPQNKQANSFNRLLGLEGILNLVNWKQSEEKAVGANGLLIRHIQEQFKTNSRKSESVYHVVTDVAILRFMVEVCWGPMLAAFSVTLDQSDDRVATSQCLQGFRHAVHVTAVMGMQTQRDAFVTSVAKFTYLHCAGDMKQKNVDAVKAIISIAIEDGDHLYEAWEHILTCLSRIEHLQLLGEGAPSDATFFTSTNLEMEEKALKTLGFSSFKKGTLQNPAMVAVVRGSSYDSTSIGVNASAILTTEQINNFISNLNLLDQIGNFELNHVFAHSQRLNGEAIVAFVKALCKVSISELQSPTDPRVFGLTKIVEIAHYNMNRIRLVWSRIWNVLSDFFVSVGLSENLSVAIFAMDSLRQLAMKFLEREELANYNFQSEFLRPFVIVMQKSNTTEIRELIVRCISQMVLSRVSNVKSGWKSVFMVFTAAAADERKNIVLLAFETMEKIVRQFFPYITETETMTFTDCVRCLLTFTNSRFNSDVSLNAIAFLRFCAVRLADGGLVCNKSSVDGPSLVVANGISDLQAHTDNGDHVSFWNPLLSGLSKLTSDPRSAIRKSSLEMLFNILKDHGHLFSHTFWNSIFCSVIFPVYNSVSGKREMNLQEVHCPPSSVSVHTEGSTWDSETYSVAAECLIDLFVTFFDVVRSQLPGVVSVLTGFIRSPVQGPASTGVAGLVRLTGDLGNRLSAEEWKEIFLCLKDAAMSTVPGFMKVLRTMNNIEVPHISQSSADLESSSDHDLNNDEFDDDNLQTATYVVSRMKNHIAMQLLIVQVATDLYKKHQQSLCAASIKVLIELYSSIALHARAMNRESILLRKLQKTCSILEISGPPMVHFENESFQNHLNFLQNIRLHDNFMHDEIELDQELVAVCETVLDIYLNCAGSISTFHKSDTMPAPHRKLPLSSAKKEEIAARTSLVISALQGLAGLKKDSFRRYIPRFFHLLVDLVRSEHTSGEVQHALSNMFRSSVGQIIMD; this is encoded by the exons ATGTCCGCATCGCAATCTCTTGGAGGTCCTTCCCGCTGCGGCAGAGTTGTCGGTCCATCACTGGATAAAATAATCAAGAACGCCGCCTGGCGTAAGCACTCTCACCTTGTCTCCGCCTGCAAATCCACCCTTGACAAGCTTGAATCCCTCTCTGAGTCCTCCGGAACGTCTCCAGGCGACACCCAATCCCCTATTCCAGGTCTTTCCTCCTCAGATGCCGACTGTGTCCTTCAACCTCTCTTTCTTGCGCTTGACTCTGCCTACCCCAAGGTTGTTGAGCCTGCTCTTGAATGTACCTTTAAATTATTCTCTCTCGGCCTTGTCTGCGGGGAGATCAATCGGTCCGGCATTGTCTTCAATATGATTGATGCTATCTGTAAGTCGGGTGGCCTTGGGGAGGAGGCAATTGAGCTGGGCGTGCTCAGAGTCTTGCTCTCAGCTGTAAGATCCCCCTGCATTTTGATCCGGGCAGATTGTCTCATTCAAATTGTGAGAACTTGTTATAATGTGTACCTCGGGGGGGTCAATGGCACTAATCAGATCTGTGCTAAATCGGTTCTTGCTCAGATCATGACCATTGTCTTCACCAGAGTCGAGGAAGACTCCATGGATGTCTGTGTTAAACGGGTTTCTGTCAGTGAACTTTTGGAATTCACGGATAAGAATTTGAACGAGGGCAATTCCATACACTTTTGCCAAAATTTTATCAACGAGATAATGGAGGCCAGTGAGGGTCTTCCTCTCAAACCATCGTCTATATCACCTCCTCTGGAAGTGCAGAATGTCCACACACCTTCGCCCAAAACAGCGGATGAAACAGGTACCGACAAGTTCGATAGTGAAGCTGGAGCTGAAGGAAGTAAAATAAGGGAGGATGGGTTTCTACTTTTTAAGAATTTGTGCAAATTGTCCATGAAATTCTCATCTCAACAGCACCCTGACGATCGTATCCTCTTGAGAGGGAAAATTTTGTCCTTGGAGCTCCTTAAGGTAGTCATGGATACTGGTGGTTCAATATGGCGCGTGAATGAGAG GTTTCTcaatgccatcaagcaatatcTTTGCTTGTCATTATTGAAGAACAGTGCCCTGTCCGCGATGGCCATTTTTCAACTTCAGTGTTCCATTTTCATGAACCTGTTATCAAAATTTAGATCAGGcttgaaaaaagaaattggCATGTTCTTTCCGATGCTTATCCTTCGAGTTCTCGAGAATGTTCTTCAGCCTAGTTTTCTGCAAAAAATGACCGTCCTTAATTTATTGGACAAAATATCTCAAGATCCTCAGATTattattgacatttttgtcAACTATGATTGTGATGTGGATGCTTCAAACATATTTGAAAG GATTGTCAATGGTCTTCTGAAAACCGCTTTGGGACCACCTACAGGGTCAACCACTGCTTTGTCTCCAGCACAGGATATTACTTTCCGACATGAATCTGTGAAATGCTTGGTCAGCATTATTAAGTCTATGGGAGCATGGATGGACCAGCAGATAAGGATAGGAGATTTAGATCTAGCAAAGAGCCCTGAAAGCAGTAGTGCAGCAGAGAATCATCTAATACTAAATGTAGAAGAAGGAAATGCTTCTGATCATGAGCTACATTCTGAtgtaaattctgaattttcagATGCTGCCACGTTAGAGCAACGTCGGGCATATAAAATCGAACTTCAG AAAGGCATATCACTTTTTAATCGAAAACCTCCAAAAGGTATTGAATTTTTGATAAGCAACAAAAAAATTGGTTGTTCTCCAGAACAAGTGGCACTGTTCCTGAAGAACACTGCTGGCCTTGATGAAACCAAGATTGGTGACTATTTGGGAGAAAGGGAGGAGTTTTCTCTAAAAGTTATGCATGCTTATGTAGATTCCTTTAACTTCAAAGGGATGGATTTTGGTGAAGCTATTCGATTTTTTCTTCAGGGCTTCAGGTTGCCTGGTGAGGCACAAAAAATTGATCGTATCATGGAGAAGTTTGCTGAGCGCTATTGTAAATGCAACCCTAGTTCTTTTAGCAGTGCAGATACTGCCTACGTTCTTGCTTACTCTGTGATAATGCTTAATACAGATGCTCATAATAATATGGTGAAAGATAAG ATGACAAAGGCTGATTTTGTTCGAAACAACCGAGGAATAGATGATGGAAAGGATTTACCAGAGGAATATCTTGGGGCACTTTATGACCAAAttgttaaaaatgaaattaaaatgaatgcTGATTCTTCTGCACCTCAGAATAAACAAGCAAATAGCTTCAATAGATTGCTGGGATTAGAAGGTATACTCAATCTTGTGAACTGGAAGCAGAGTGAGGAAAAAGCAGTGGGTGCAAATGGGCTTCTCATTCGGCACATTCAGGAGcaatttaaaactaattcaCGAAAATCAGA ATCTGTGTATCATGTTGTCACTGATGTGGCTATACTGAGGTTTATGGTGGAAGTTTGTTGGGGGCCTATGCTGGCTGCTTTCAGTGTAACACTTGATCAGAGTGATGACAGGGTAGCAACTTCTCAATGCTTACAAGGATTTCGACATGCTGTGCATGTTACTGCAGTGATGGGTATGCAGACTCAAAGGGATGCTTTTGTTACATCTGTTGCCAAATTTACTTATCTGCACTGTGCTGGAGATATGAAACAGAAAAATGTTGATGCTGTCAAG GCAATAATATCAATTGCGATTGAAGATGGAGATCATCTGTATGAAGCATGGGAACACATATTAACTTGCCTCTCCCGAATTGAGCATTTGCAACTGTTAGGTGAGGGTGCCCCAAGTGATGCAACCTTCTTCACTTCAACTAATCTTGAAATGGAGGAGAAAGCACTGAAAACATTaggtttctcttcttttaagaaaGGAACACTCCAGAATCCAGCCATGGTGGCTGTTGTTCGTGGTAGTTCATATGACAGTACAAGTATTGGGGTCAATGCTTCTGCAATATTAACAACAGAAcagataaataatttcatttcaaaCTTGAATCTACTGGACCAGATTGGGAACTTTGAACTGAACCATGTGTTTGCTCATAGTCAACGGTTGAATGGAGAAGCAATAGTAGCATTTGTTAAAGCACTTTGTAAAGTTTCCATTTCAGAGTTACAGTCTCCAACAGACCCCCGTGTATTTGGCCTCACTAAAATAGTAGAAATTGC GCATTATAATATGAACCGCATCAGATTAGTATGGTCTCGCATATGGAATGTTCTCTCAGATTTCTTTGTGTCGGTTGGATTGTCAGAAAACTTGTCAGTTGCAATCTTTGCAATGGACTCACTGCGACAACTTGCAATGAAATTTTTGGAGCGTGAGGAGCTTGCTAATTATAACTTCCAGAGTGAATTTCTGAGACCATTTGTGATTGTTATGCAGAAAAGCAACACCACAGAAATTAGAGAATTAATAGTTCGTTGTATTTCACAGATGGTCCTTAGCCGTGTCAGTAATGTGAAATCTGGCTGGAAAAGTGTTTTTATG GTTTTTACAGCTGCTGCAGCTGATGAGCGGAAGAATATTGTATTATTAGCATTTGAGACCATGGAGAAAATAGTGCGTCAATTTTTTCCTTATATTACTGAGACAGAGACAATGACCTTCACTGATTGTGTCCGATGCCTTTTGACATTTACAAATAGCCGATTCAACAGTGACGTTAGTCTCAATGCAATTGCGTTTCTTCGTTTCTGTGCAGTCAGACTTGCTGATGGAGGACTTGTTTGCAATAAGAGCAGTGTTGATGGCCCATCACTTGTTGTAGCAAATGGTATTTCAGATTTACAAGCTCATACTGATAACGGTGATCATGTCTCCTTTTGGAATCCTTTGCTATCAG GGTTATCAAAACTAACTTCTGATCCAAGATCAGCTATCAGAAAGAGTTCTTTGGAGATGCTTTTTAACATTTTGAAGGATCATGGTCATCTATTCTCCCACACATTTTGGAATAGCATTTTCTGTTCTGTTATTTTCCCTGTATATAACTCAGTATCTGGAAAGAGAGAGATGAATCTACAAGAGGTCCATTGTCCACCTTCTTCAGTATCTGTGCATACTGAAGGAAGCACATGGGATTCTGAGACTTATTCAGTAGCAGCAGAATGTTTAATAGATTTATTTGTCACCTTCTTTGATGTGGTGAGGTCTCAGCTACCTGGCGTGGTGTCAGTACTGACAGGGTTCATTAGAAGTCCTGTTCAGGGTCCAGCTAGTACTGGAGTTGCTGGATTAGTGCGTCTCACAGGTGACCTTGGTAACAGGCTTTCAGCAGAAGAATGGAAAGAGATTTTTCTATGCTTGAAAGATGCAGCTATGTCAACAGTGCCAGGATTCATGAAGGTCTTGAGAACCATGAATAATATTGAGGTGCCTCACATTTCACAGTCTTCTGCTGACTTAGAAAGTTCTTCTGATCATGACTTGAACAATGATgaatttgatgatgacaatctgCAAACGGCCACATATGTTGTGTCAAGAATGAAGAACCATATTGCTATGCAACTACTTATTGTACAG GTTGCAACTGATCTGTACAAAAAGCACCAGCAATCCTTATGTGCAGCCAGCATCAAAGTCCTTATTGAATTATATTCATCTATTGCTTTACATGCTCGTGCGATGAACAGAGAGTCAATCCTACTGAGGAAGTTGCAGAAAACTTGCTCCATCCTGGAAATATCTGGCCCTCCCATGGttcattttgaaaatgagtCCTTCCAGAATCACCTCAACTTTCTACAAAATATACGTCTCCATGATAATTTTATGCATGATGAGATAGAGCTAGATCAAGAGTTAGTTGCTGTGTGTGAAACCGTATTGGACATATACCTAAATTGTGCTGGTTCCATTTCCACTTTTCACAAGTCTGATACCATGCCAGCGCCTCATCGAAAACTCCCTCTGAGCTCAGCAAAGAAGGAAGAGATAGCTGCTAGGACATCTTTAGTCATCTCAGCATTGCAAGGATTGGCTGGTCTGAAAAAGGATTCATTCAGGAGGTATATTCCACGGTTCTTTCACTTACTGGTAGATCTCGTGAGGAGTGAACACACCTCTGGAGAAGTTCAACATGCCCTGAGTAATATGTTCCGTTCATCTGTTGGCCAAATTATAATGGATTGA
- the LOC114383249 gene encoding brefeldin A-inhibited guanine nucleotide-exchange protein 1-like isoform X2, with amino-acid sequence MIVMWMLQTYLKDICRIVNGLLKTALGPPTGSTTALSPAQDITFRHESVKCLVSIIKSMGAWMDQQIRIGDLDLAKSPESSSAAENHLILNVEEGNASDHELHSDVNSEFSDAATLEQRRAYKIELQKGISLFNRKPPKGIEFLISNKKIGCSPEQVALFLKNTAGLDETKIGDYLGEREEFSLKVMHAYVDSFNFKGMDFGEAIRFFLQGFRLPGEAQKIDRIMEKFAERYCKCNPSSFSSADTAYVLAYSVIMLNTDAHNNMVKDKMTKADFVRNNRGIDDGKDLPEEYLGALYDQIVKNEIKMNADSSAPQNKQANSFNRLLGLEGILNLVNWKQSEEKAVGANGLLIRHIQEQFKTNSRKSESVYHVVTDVAILRFMVEVCWGPMLAAFSVTLDQSDDRVATSQCLQGFRHAVHVTAVMGMQTQRDAFVTSVAKFTYLHCAGDMKQKNVDAVKAIISIAIEDGDHLYEAWEHILTCLSRIEHLQLLGEGAPSDATFFTSTNLEMEEKALKTLGFSSFKKGTLQNPAMVAVVRGSSYDSTSIGVNASAILTTEQINNFISNLNLLDQIGNFELNHVFAHSQRLNGEAIVAFVKALCKVSISELQSPTDPRVFGLTKIVEIAHYNMNRIRLVWSRIWNVLSDFFVSVGLSENLSVAIFAMDSLRQLAMKFLEREELANYNFQSEFLRPFVIVMQKSNTTEIRELIVRCISQMVLSRVSNVKSGWKSVFMVFTAAAADERKNIVLLAFETMEKIVRQFFPYITETETMTFTDCVRCLLTFTNSRFNSDVSLNAIAFLRFCAVRLADGGLVCNKSSVDGPSLVVANGISDLQAHTDNGDHVSFWNPLLSGLSKLTSDPRSAIRKSSLEMLFNILKDHGHLFSHTFWNSIFCSVIFPVYNSVSGKREMNLQEVHCPPSSVSVHTEGSTWDSETYSVAAECLIDLFVTFFDVVRSQLPGVVSVLTGFIRSPVQGPASTGVAGLVRLTGDLGNRLSAEEWKEIFLCLKDAAMSTVPGFMKVLRTMNNIEVPHISQSSADLESSSDHDLNNDEFDDDNLQTATYVVSRMKNHIAMQLLIVQVATDLYKKHQQSLCAASIKVLIELYSSIALHARAMNRESILLRKLQKTCSILEISGPPMVHFENESFQNHLNFLQNIRLHDNFMHDEIELDQELVAVCETVLDIYLNCAGSISTFHKSDTMPAPHRKLPLSSAKKEEIAARTSLVISALQGLAGLKKDSFRRYIPRFFHLLVDLVRSEHTSGEVQHALSNMFRSSVGQIIMD; translated from the exons ATGATTGTGATGTGGATGCTTCAAACATATTTGAAAG ATATTTGCAGGATTGTCAATGGTCTTCTGAAAACCGCTTTGGGACCACCTACAGGGTCAACCACTGCTTTGTCTCCAGCACAGGATATTACTTTCCGACATGAATCTGTGAAATGCTTGGTCAGCATTATTAAGTCTATGGGAGCATGGATGGACCAGCAGATAAGGATAGGAGATTTAGATCTAGCAAAGAGCCCTGAAAGCAGTAGTGCAGCAGAGAATCATCTAATACTAAATGTAGAAGAAGGAAATGCTTCTGATCATGAGCTACATTCTGAtgtaaattctgaattttcagATGCTGCCACGTTAGAGCAACGTCGGGCATATAAAATCGAACTTCAG AAAGGCATATCACTTTTTAATCGAAAACCTCCAAAAGGTATTGAATTTTTGATAAGCAACAAAAAAATTGGTTGTTCTCCAGAACAAGTGGCACTGTTCCTGAAGAACACTGCTGGCCTTGATGAAACCAAGATTGGTGACTATTTGGGAGAAAGGGAGGAGTTTTCTCTAAAAGTTATGCATGCTTATGTAGATTCCTTTAACTTCAAAGGGATGGATTTTGGTGAAGCTATTCGATTTTTTCTTCAGGGCTTCAGGTTGCCTGGTGAGGCACAAAAAATTGATCGTATCATGGAGAAGTTTGCTGAGCGCTATTGTAAATGCAACCCTAGTTCTTTTAGCAGTGCAGATACTGCCTACGTTCTTGCTTACTCTGTGATAATGCTTAATACAGATGCTCATAATAATATGGTGAAAGATAAG ATGACAAAGGCTGATTTTGTTCGAAACAACCGAGGAATAGATGATGGAAAGGATTTACCAGAGGAATATCTTGGGGCACTTTATGACCAAAttgttaaaaatgaaattaaaatgaatgcTGATTCTTCTGCACCTCAGAATAAACAAGCAAATAGCTTCAATAGATTGCTGGGATTAGAAGGTATACTCAATCTTGTGAACTGGAAGCAGAGTGAGGAAAAAGCAGTGGGTGCAAATGGGCTTCTCATTCGGCACATTCAGGAGcaatttaaaactaattcaCGAAAATCAGA ATCTGTGTATCATGTTGTCACTGATGTGGCTATACTGAGGTTTATGGTGGAAGTTTGTTGGGGGCCTATGCTGGCTGCTTTCAGTGTAACACTTGATCAGAGTGATGACAGGGTAGCAACTTCTCAATGCTTACAAGGATTTCGACATGCTGTGCATGTTACTGCAGTGATGGGTATGCAGACTCAAAGGGATGCTTTTGTTACATCTGTTGCCAAATTTACTTATCTGCACTGTGCTGGAGATATGAAACAGAAAAATGTTGATGCTGTCAAG GCAATAATATCAATTGCGATTGAAGATGGAGATCATCTGTATGAAGCATGGGAACACATATTAACTTGCCTCTCCCGAATTGAGCATTTGCAACTGTTAGGTGAGGGTGCCCCAAGTGATGCAACCTTCTTCACTTCAACTAATCTTGAAATGGAGGAGAAAGCACTGAAAACATTaggtttctcttcttttaagaaaGGAACACTCCAGAATCCAGCCATGGTGGCTGTTGTTCGTGGTAGTTCATATGACAGTACAAGTATTGGGGTCAATGCTTCTGCAATATTAACAACAGAAcagataaataatttcatttcaaaCTTGAATCTACTGGACCAGATTGGGAACTTTGAACTGAACCATGTGTTTGCTCATAGTCAACGGTTGAATGGAGAAGCAATAGTAGCATTTGTTAAAGCACTTTGTAAAGTTTCCATTTCAGAGTTACAGTCTCCAACAGACCCCCGTGTATTTGGCCTCACTAAAATAGTAGAAATTGC GCATTATAATATGAACCGCATCAGATTAGTATGGTCTCGCATATGGAATGTTCTCTCAGATTTCTTTGTGTCGGTTGGATTGTCAGAAAACTTGTCAGTTGCAATCTTTGCAATGGACTCACTGCGACAACTTGCAATGAAATTTTTGGAGCGTGAGGAGCTTGCTAATTATAACTTCCAGAGTGAATTTCTGAGACCATTTGTGATTGTTATGCAGAAAAGCAACACCACAGAAATTAGAGAATTAATAGTTCGTTGTATTTCACAGATGGTCCTTAGCCGTGTCAGTAATGTGAAATCTGGCTGGAAAAGTGTTTTTATG GTTTTTACAGCTGCTGCAGCTGATGAGCGGAAGAATATTGTATTATTAGCATTTGAGACCATGGAGAAAATAGTGCGTCAATTTTTTCCTTATATTACTGAGACAGAGACAATGACCTTCACTGATTGTGTCCGATGCCTTTTGACATTTACAAATAGCCGATTCAACAGTGACGTTAGTCTCAATGCAATTGCGTTTCTTCGTTTCTGTGCAGTCAGACTTGCTGATGGAGGACTTGTTTGCAATAAGAGCAGTGTTGATGGCCCATCACTTGTTGTAGCAAATGGTATTTCAGATTTACAAGCTCATACTGATAACGGTGATCATGTCTCCTTTTGGAATCCTTTGCTATCAG GGTTATCAAAACTAACTTCTGATCCAAGATCAGCTATCAGAAAGAGTTCTTTGGAGATGCTTTTTAACATTTTGAAGGATCATGGTCATCTATTCTCCCACACATTTTGGAATAGCATTTTCTGTTCTGTTATTTTCCCTGTATATAACTCAGTATCTGGAAAGAGAGAGATGAATCTACAAGAGGTCCATTGTCCACCTTCTTCAGTATCTGTGCATACTGAAGGAAGCACATGGGATTCTGAGACTTATTCAGTAGCAGCAGAATGTTTAATAGATTTATTTGTCACCTTCTTTGATGTGGTGAGGTCTCAGCTACCTGGCGTGGTGTCAGTACTGACAGGGTTCATTAGAAGTCCTGTTCAGGGTCCAGCTAGTACTGGAGTTGCTGGATTAGTGCGTCTCACAGGTGACCTTGGTAACAGGCTTTCAGCAGAAGAATGGAAAGAGATTTTTCTATGCTTGAAAGATGCAGCTATGTCAACAGTGCCAGGATTCATGAAGGTCTTGAGAACCATGAATAATATTGAGGTGCCTCACATTTCACAGTCTTCTGCTGACTTAGAAAGTTCTTCTGATCATGACTTGAACAATGATgaatttgatgatgacaatctgCAAACGGCCACATATGTTGTGTCAAGAATGAAGAACCATATTGCTATGCAACTACTTATTGTACAG GTTGCAACTGATCTGTACAAAAAGCACCAGCAATCCTTATGTGCAGCCAGCATCAAAGTCCTTATTGAATTATATTCATCTATTGCTTTACATGCTCGTGCGATGAACAGAGAGTCAATCCTACTGAGGAAGTTGCAGAAAACTTGCTCCATCCTGGAAATATCTGGCCCTCCCATGGttcattttgaaaatgagtCCTTCCAGAATCACCTCAACTTTCTACAAAATATACGTCTCCATGATAATTTTATGCATGATGAGATAGAGCTAGATCAAGAGTTAGTTGCTGTGTGTGAAACCGTATTGGACATATACCTAAATTGTGCTGGTTCCATTTCCACTTTTCACAAGTCTGATACCATGCCAGCGCCTCATCGAAAACTCCCTCTGAGCTCAGCAAAGAAGGAAGAGATAGCTGCTAGGACATCTTTAGTCATCTCAGCATTGCAAGGATTGGCTGGTCTGAAAAAGGATTCATTCAGGAGGTATATTCCACGGTTCTTTCACTTACTGGTAGATCTCGTGAGGAGTGAACACACCTCTGGAGAAGTTCAACATGCCCTGAGTAATATGTTCCGTTCATCTGTTGGCCAAATTATAATGGATTGA